GCAGTGTGTATTTCGTGGACGGAGGGCGCTCCCTGACATGAGCACCGGCGGTGTCGAGAGGGGGAGCGCCGGCGGGATATTGATCCGCGACGGCGCCGTGCTTGCCCCAGGGGGCTGGTGGAAGCCGGGCTACGTGTACCTGGAGCAGGGGAAGGTGCGCGCGGCCGGCGCTGGTGCCCCGCCGCCGGCGCTGGTGGAGGCGGCCGGCAAGACCCTTGCGGCGCGCGGCAAGGCGGTGCTCCCCGGCGTTATCAACGCCCACACGCATTTCAGCCAGGTGCTGATGCGCGGGCTGGCCGGCGGCCGGCCGTTGGTGCAGTGGCTGAAAGAGCTGATCTGGCCCCTGCAGAGCGCCCTGACCCCGGAAGAGATGGGGTTGGCTGCCCTGGTGGGGCTGGTGGAGAACCTGCACTGCGGCGTGACCCATGTGGTCCAGCATCATAAAGTGGTGCGGGGGCCGGCGTTCACCGACGCGGTCTGCCGGGCCGCGCAGACGGTTGGACTGCGCATGACCTTGGCGCGCTCCTGGGCGGATATGGGCGCCAACCCGGAGCCGGCGGATGCGATTCTCGACGACCTGCGGCGGCTGTACCGCGAATGGCATCAGCCCGGCCGGCTGGAAATCGCCAACGGCCCTATCAGCACCTGGCGCTGTTCCGTGGACACGATGCAGAAGACCCACGCGCTGGCCGGCGAGTTTGGGGCACCCACCCATATCCATGTGGCGGAGACCCAGGAAGAGGTGGAAATGACGCTGGAGTTGTTCGGCCGGCGGCCGGTGGACTGGCTGGAAAGCATCGGCGTCCTGGACCAGCGCACCCAGGTGGTGCACGCCGTCTGGCTGGAAGAGGGCGAGAAGCAACTGCTGGCGGAGCGGGGGGCCACCGTGGTGCACTGTCCTGTGAGCAACATGGTGCTGGGATCGGGGATCGCACCGGTGGCCGATTTTCTACGCAAGGGTGTGCGCGTCCTGCTGGGGACGGATGGGCCGGCCAGCAACGATACCCAGGACATCTGGGAGACGCTGAAGTCGGCGGTGGGGCTGGCGCGCGTGGCGAACCTGGACCCCACGCTCCTGCCGCCGGCCCAGGCCCTGCGGCTCATTACCGACGGCCGGACGGTGCAGGAAGGCGCGCCGGCGGATATCATCATTGTCAATCTCCGCCATGCGCGCGCTGTGCCGGTGCATGACCTGGATTCGGCCTTGACGCTTTGCACCCATGGGAGTGATGTGGATACGGTTATCGTGGACGGCCGCATCCTGATGGAGGAGGGCAGGGTGTTAGTCATAGATGAGCCGGCACTGCTGGAAGAGGCGGAGTCCGCCCTGCGGCATCTGCGCCGGCGCCTCGGCTGGGAATAATGGGGGTAATAATGACCGGACAAGAACGTATTCGACTGCTGATAGATCACCAGCCGGCGGATCGGGTCGGGATTTTCGAATCCTTCTGGTGGGAGACGGAGCAAGAGTTCCATGCGCAGGGCATGCCGGCGGATACCTCGGCCGAGGACTATTTCGGCCTGGATATGGGCATGTTCTGGTTCTCGCAGTCCTTCCTGCTTCCCACCGAGGTCAAGGAAGAGGGAGCCGGTTATCGCCTCATCACC
The sequence above is drawn from the Anaerolineae bacterium genome and encodes:
- a CDS encoding amidohydrolase; this translates as MSTGGVERGSAGGILIRDGAVLAPGGWWKPGYVYLEQGKVRAAGAGAPPPALVEAAGKTLAARGKAVLPGVINAHTHFSQVLMRGLAGGRPLVQWLKELIWPLQSALTPEEMGLAALVGLVENLHCGVTHVVQHHKVVRGPAFTDAVCRAAQTVGLRMTLARSWADMGANPEPADAILDDLRRLYREWHQPGRLEIANGPISTWRCSVDTMQKTHALAGEFGAPTHIHVAETQEEVEMTLELFGRRPVDWLESIGVLDQRTQVVHAVWLEEGEKQLLAERGATVVHCPVSNMVLGSGIAPVADFLRKGVRVLLGTDGPASNDTQDIWETLKSAVGLARVANLDPTLLPPAQALRLITDGRTVQEGAPADIIIVNLRHARAVPVHDLDSALTLCTHGSDVDTVIVDGRILMEEGRVLVIDEPALLEEAESALRHLRRRLGWE